A window from Mycobacterium saskatchewanense encodes these proteins:
- a CDS encoding 3-hydroxyacyl-CoA dehydrogenase NAD-binding domain-containing protein, with protein sequence MAENTIQWDKDADGIVTLTLDDPTGSANVMNEHYKESMHKAVERLVAEKDSVTGVVITSGKKTFFAGGDLKSMITAGPENAGEIFAEVEDIKRDLRALETLGKPVVAAINGAALGGGLEIALACHHRIVADVKGVQIGLPEVTLGLLPGGGGVTRTVRMLGIQNAFVNVLSQGTRFKPAAAKDNGLVDEIVGSVDELVPAAKAWIKANPEAHTQPWDVKGYKIPGGTPSSPALAAILPSFPSLLRKQLKGAPMPAPRAILAAAVEGTQVDFDTASRIESRYFTELVTGQVAKNMIQAFFFDLQHINGGGSRPEGIGKTPINKIGVLGAGMMGAGIAYVSAKAGYDVVLKDVSLEAAEKGKGYSEKLEAKALQRGKTTEEKSKALLDRIKPSADPADFKGVDFVIEAVFENQELKHKVFQEIEDIVEPNALLGSNTSTLPITGLATGVKRQEDFIGIHFFSPVDKMPLVEIIKGEKTSDEALARVFDYTLAIGKTPIVVNDSRGFFTSRVIGTFVNEALAMLGEGVEPASIEHAGSQAGYPAPPLQLSDELNLELMHKIAAATRKGVEDAGGTYEPHPAEAVVEKMIEIGRPSRLKGAGFYEYVDGKRAGLWPGLRETFKSGSSQPPLQDMIDRMLFAEALETQKCLDEGVLTSTADANIGSIMGIGFPPWTGGSAQFIVGYSGPAGTGKEAFVARARELADKYGERFLPPKSLT encoded by the coding sequence ATGGCAGAGAACACCATTCAGTGGGACAAGGACGCCGACGGCATCGTCACGCTGACGTTGGACGACCCGACCGGGTCGGCCAACGTGATGAACGAGCACTACAAGGAGTCCATGCACAAGGCGGTCGAACGCCTTGTCGCCGAGAAGGACTCGGTCACCGGCGTGGTGATCACCAGCGGTAAGAAGACGTTCTTCGCCGGTGGTGACCTGAAGAGCATGATCACCGCCGGCCCGGAGAACGCCGGCGAGATCTTCGCCGAGGTCGAGGACATCAAGCGTGATCTGCGCGCGCTCGAAACGCTTGGCAAGCCGGTGGTGGCCGCCATCAACGGCGCGGCGCTGGGCGGCGGTCTGGAGATCGCGCTCGCCTGTCACCACCGCATCGTCGCCGACGTCAAGGGCGTCCAGATCGGGCTGCCCGAGGTCACGTTGGGTCTGCTGCCCGGCGGCGGCGGTGTCACCCGAACGGTCCGGATGCTCGGCATCCAGAACGCCTTCGTCAACGTCCTGAGCCAGGGCACCCGCTTCAAGCCCGCCGCGGCCAAGGACAACGGCCTCGTCGACGAGATCGTCGGCAGCGTGGACGAACTGGTCCCGGCGGCCAAGGCGTGGATCAAGGCCAACCCCGAGGCGCACACGCAGCCATGGGACGTGAAGGGGTACAAGATCCCTGGCGGCACCCCCAGCAGCCCCGCGCTGGCCGCGATCCTGCCGTCGTTCCCGTCGCTGTTGCGCAAGCAGCTCAAGGGCGCGCCGATGCCGGCGCCGCGGGCCATTTTGGCCGCCGCGGTCGAGGGCACGCAGGTCGACTTCGACACCGCCAGCCGCATCGAGAGCCGTTACTTCACCGAACTGGTCACCGGCCAGGTCGCCAAGAACATGATCCAGGCGTTCTTCTTCGACCTGCAGCACATTAACGGCGGTGGTTCGCGGCCTGAGGGCATCGGCAAGACCCCGATCAACAAGATCGGTGTGTTGGGGGCGGGCATGATGGGCGCCGGCATCGCCTACGTGTCGGCCAAGGCCGGCTACGACGTGGTGCTCAAGGACGTCAGCCTCGAGGCCGCCGAGAAGGGCAAGGGTTACTCGGAAAAGCTGGAGGCCAAGGCGCTTCAGCGGGGCAAGACCACCGAGGAGAAGAGCAAGGCGCTGCTGGACCGCATCAAGCCGTCGGCCGACCCGGCCGATTTCAAGGGCGTCGACTTCGTGATCGAGGCGGTCTTCGAGAACCAGGAACTCAAGCACAAGGTGTTCCAGGAGATCGAGGACATCGTCGAGCCCAACGCGCTGCTCGGGTCCAACACCTCGACGCTGCCGATCACGGGTCTGGCGACCGGCGTGAAGCGCCAGGAGGACTTCATCGGGATCCACTTCTTCTCACCCGTCGACAAGATGCCACTCGTCGAAATCATCAAGGGCGAGAAGACATCCGACGAGGCGCTGGCCCGGGTGTTCGACTACACGCTGGCCATCGGCAAGACCCCGATCGTGGTGAACGACAGCCGCGGCTTCTTCACCAGCCGCGTCATCGGCACGTTCGTCAACGAGGCGCTCGCGATGCTCGGTGAGGGCGTGGAGCCGGCCAGCATCGAGCACGCCGGCTCGCAGGCCGGCTACCCGGCGCCGCCGCTGCAGCTGTCCGACGAGCTCAACCTCGAGCTGATGCACAAGATCGCCGCCGCGACCCGCAAGGGCGTCGAGGACGCCGGCGGCACCTACGAGCCGCACCCGGCGGAGGCCGTCGTCGAGAAGATGATCGAAATCGGCCGCCCCTCACGGTTGAAGGGAGCGGGCTTCTACGAGTATGTCGACGGCAAGCGCGCGGGACTGTGGCCGGGCTTGCGGGAGACCTTCAAGTCGGGCTCGTCGCAGCCGCCGCTGCAGGACATGATCGACCGGATGCTGTTCGCCGAGGCGCTGGAAACCCAGAAGTGCCTCGACGAGGGCGTGCTGACGTCGACCGCCGACGCCAACATCGGCTCGATCATGGGCATCGGCTTCCCGCCGTGGACCGGCGGTAGCGCGCAGTTCATCGTCGGGTACTCGGGTCCGGCCGGCACGGGCAAGGAGGCCTTCGTGGCCCGCGCCCGCGAGCTGGCGGACAAGTACGGCGAGCGGTTCCTGCCGCCGAAGTCGCTGACGTAA
- a CDS encoding putative quinol monooxygenase, translating into MTVTVILELRFKPDEVAAGRELMGRALQDTRAFAGNTRTDVLVDQDDEAHWLIYELWETVEDDEAYRAFRAGEGKLTELPPLLAAPPVKTRYVTSDI; encoded by the coding sequence ATGACGGTCACGGTGATACTGGAGCTCAGGTTTAAGCCCGATGAGGTCGCCGCGGGGCGCGAGCTGATGGGCCGCGCGCTGCAGGACACCCGCGCGTTCGCCGGGAACACCCGGACCGACGTGCTCGTGGACCAGGACGACGAAGCCCACTGGCTGATCTACGAGCTGTGGGAGACGGTCGAGGATGACGAGGCTTACCGCGCCTTTCGCGCCGGGGAGGGCAAGCTGACGGAGCTTCCCCCGCTGCTGGCGGCGCCCCCGGTGAAGACGAGGTACGTCACCTCCGACATCTAG
- a CDS encoding acetyl-CoA C-acetyltransferase: MSEEAFVYEAIRTPRGKQKNGSLNEVKPLNLVVGLIEELRRRHPDLDENLISDVILGCVSPVGDQGGDIARTAVIAAGMPDTVGGVQLNRFCASGLEAVNTAAQKVRSGWDDLVIAGGVESMSRVPMGSDGGAMMADPATAYDAYIVPQGIGADLIATMEGFSRDDVDAYALRSQELAAAAWSGGYFAKSVVPVRDQNGLLILDHDEHMRPETTMEGLAKLKPAFEGLAAMAGFDDVALQKYHWVEKINHVHTGGNSSGIVDGSALVLIGNEKAGTSQGLTPRARIVATATTGADPTIMLTGPTPATEKVLDRAGLAVDDIDLFELNEAFASVVLKFQKDLNIPDEKLNVNGGAIAMGHPLGATGAMILGTMVDELERRGARRALITLCIGGGMGVATIIERV; encoded by the coding sequence ATGTCCGAAGAAGCGTTCGTCTACGAGGCGATCCGCACGCCCCGCGGCAAGCAGAAGAACGGATCGTTGAACGAGGTCAAGCCATTGAACCTGGTCGTCGGCCTGATCGAGGAGCTGCGCAGGCGTCACCCCGACCTGGACGAGAACCTGATCAGCGACGTCATCCTGGGGTGCGTGTCTCCCGTGGGTGACCAGGGCGGCGACATCGCGCGCACCGCGGTGATCGCGGCCGGCATGCCCGACACCGTCGGCGGCGTGCAGCTCAACCGCTTCTGCGCCTCCGGGCTGGAGGCCGTCAACACCGCCGCCCAGAAGGTCCGCTCCGGCTGGGACGACCTGGTGATCGCCGGTGGCGTCGAGTCGATGAGCCGCGTTCCGATGGGCTCCGACGGCGGCGCGATGATGGCCGACCCGGCCACCGCCTACGACGCCTACATCGTCCCGCAGGGCATCGGCGCCGACCTGATCGCCACCATGGAGGGCTTCTCCCGCGACGACGTGGACGCGTACGCGCTGCGCTCGCAGGAGCTGGCGGCCGCGGCATGGTCGGGCGGCTACTTCGCCAAGTCGGTGGTACCGGTCCGCGACCAGAATGGGCTGCTGATCCTCGACCACGACGAGCACATGCGCCCCGAGACCACCATGGAGGGCCTGGCCAAGCTGAAGCCCGCCTTCGAGGGCCTGGCCGCGATGGCCGGCTTCGACGACGTGGCGCTGCAGAAGTACCACTGGGTCGAGAAGATCAACCACGTCCACACCGGCGGTAACAGCTCGGGCATCGTCGACGGCTCCGCGCTGGTGCTTATCGGCAACGAGAAGGCCGGCACGTCGCAGGGCCTGACTCCGCGGGCACGCATCGTCGCCACCGCCACCACGGGCGCCGACCCGACCATCATGCTGACCGGCCCCACCCCGGCCACCGAGAAGGTGCTCGACCGGGCCGGCCTGGCCGTCGACGACATCGACCTGTTTGAGCTGAACGAGGCGTTCGCGTCGGTCGTCCTGAAGTTCCAGAAGGACCTGAACATCCCCGACGAGAAGCTCAACGTCAACGGCGGCGCCATCGCGATGGGCCACCCGCTGGGCGCCACCGGCGCCATGATCCTGGGCACCATGGTCGACGAGCTCGAGCGCCGCGGCGCCCGGCGTGCACTGATCACGCTGTGCATCGGCGGCGGCATGGGCGTGGCTACCATCATCGAGAGGGTTTAA
- a CDS encoding LLM class F420-dependent oxidoreductase: MRFGLFIPQGWRMDLVGIEPENHWAVMRDLAGYADAGAWDSLWVYDHFHTVPLPTGEATHEAWSLMAAYAATTSRIKLGQMCTAMSYRNPVYLAKVAATADIISGGRIQMGIGGGWYEHEWRAYGYGFPSAGVRLGRLDEGVQIMRAAWRDGKVTFEGRHYQVDGAIVSPKPLQQNGVPMWIAGGGEKVTLRIAAQYAQYTNFTPEPDAFAHKSEVLAQHCRNAGTDFDAIVRSVNVNAIVGTSDADVEDRLRRVRDRLVNYVPDAAADAMIASTSGPGSATGTPEQVIERLTKLRGLGCEYAICYFPEAAYDRSGIELFEREVIPALS, encoded by the coding sequence ATGCGCTTCGGTCTCTTCATACCGCAAGGCTGGCGAATGGATCTCGTCGGCATCGAACCCGAAAACCACTGGGCGGTGATGCGCGATCTGGCCGGGTATGCCGACGCCGGCGCCTGGGACTCGCTGTGGGTGTACGACCACTTCCACACGGTCCCGCTGCCGACGGGCGAGGCCACCCACGAGGCGTGGTCGCTGATGGCGGCGTATGCGGCCACCACCTCCCGGATCAAGCTCGGCCAGATGTGCACGGCGATGAGCTACCGCAATCCGGTGTACCTGGCCAAGGTTGCGGCGACCGCCGACATCATCTCCGGTGGCCGAATTCAAATGGGCATCGGCGGCGGCTGGTACGAACACGAGTGGCGCGCTTACGGTTACGGGTTCCCCTCCGCCGGGGTACGGTTGGGCCGGTTGGACGAGGGCGTGCAAATCATGCGCGCCGCGTGGCGCGACGGCAAGGTCACCTTCGAGGGCAGGCACTACCAGGTCGACGGCGCGATCGTCTCCCCTAAGCCATTGCAGCAGAACGGCGTTCCCATGTGGATCGCCGGCGGGGGCGAGAAGGTGACGCTGCGGATCGCGGCGCAGTACGCGCAGTACACCAACTTCACGCCGGAGCCTGATGCGTTCGCCCACAAGTCCGAGGTGTTGGCTCAGCACTGCCGCAATGCGGGAACGGACTTCGACGCGATCGTGCGTTCGGTCAACGTCAACGCCATCGTGGGCACCTCGGACGCCGACGTCGAGGACCGGCTGCGACGGGTCCGCGACCGCCTGGTGAACTACGTCCCCGACGCGGCCGCCGACGCCATGATCGCCAGCACCAGCGGACCGGGTTCGGCGACGGGCACGCCGGAGCAGGTGATCGAGCGGTTGACAAAGCTGCGCGGCCTCGGCTGCGAGTACGCGATCTGTTATTTCCCCGAGGCGGCGTACGACCGATCTGGCATCGAATTGTTCGAGCGCGAAGTGATTCCCGCCCTGAGCTAG
- a CDS encoding helicase-associated domain-containing protein — MTDNTPDIPLGSWLADLSDERLIRLLELRPDLAQPPPGSIAALAARAQARQSVKAATDDLDFLRLAVLDALLVLQADATPVPAPKLLALIGDRAAEGDVLEALDDLRQRALAWGDAALRVAPDAGTSLPWHPGQVTLEDSSRSGEEIATLVDGLDEAQLGVLERLLEGSPMGRTRDAAPGAPADRPVPQLLTMGLLRRVDAETVILPRHVGQVLRGEQPGPMRLTRPDPVVSTTTPHDVDAAAAGAVVDLLREVDVLLETLSVAPVSELRSGGLGIRDVKRLAKSTGIDEPRLGLILELAAAAGLIASGTPDPLPATGDAPYWAPTGAVDRFTAMSPAERWHLLADTWLDLPGRPALIGTRGPDSKPYGALSDSLYSTAAPLDRRLLLGMLAELPPGAGVNAAEASAALIWLRPRWARRLQPEPVAHLLAESHALGLVGRGAISAPGRALLNEASGAQAAQEAVDAMAKAMPEPIDHFLVQADLTVVVPGPLQRELAQELATVAAVESAGAAMVYRVSEQSIRHALDVGKTRDWMQDFFAKHSKTSVPQGLAYLIDDVARRHGQLRIGMASSFVRCEDPALLAQAVAASEQLQLRALAPTVAVSPAPIAEVLGALRAAGFAPAAEDSSGSVVDVRPRGARVPTPQQRRAYRPVPRPNSESLNAVVAVLRKVTAAPFGNIRVDPAVTMSLLQRAAREQDTLVIGYLDAAGVATQRVVAPVTIRGGQLLAFDSASGRMRDFAIHRITSVVSANGR; from the coding sequence CGACGCGCTGCTCGTGCTGCAAGCCGATGCGACGCCGGTACCCGCCCCGAAGCTGCTGGCGCTGATCGGCGACCGGGCCGCCGAAGGGGACGTGCTCGAAGCGCTCGACGACTTGCGGCAGCGCGCCCTGGCCTGGGGAGACGCGGCGCTCCGGGTGGCACCGGACGCCGGCACGTCCCTGCCGTGGCATCCGGGCCAAGTCACTCTCGAGGACTCCTCCCGCTCGGGCGAGGAGATCGCAACTCTGGTCGACGGCCTCGATGAGGCGCAGCTGGGTGTGCTGGAGCGGCTGCTCGAGGGATCGCCGATGGGACGCACCCGGGACGCGGCGCCGGGCGCCCCGGCGGACCGGCCCGTGCCCCAGCTGCTGACAATGGGCCTGCTGCGGCGCGTCGACGCCGAAACCGTGATCCTGCCGCGCCACGTCGGGCAGGTCCTGCGTGGCGAGCAGCCGGGCCCGATGCGGCTGACGCGGCCCGACCCGGTGGTCTCGACGACCACCCCACACGATGTCGACGCGGCGGCCGCCGGGGCGGTCGTGGACCTGCTGCGGGAAGTCGACGTGCTGCTCGAAACGCTCAGCGTCGCACCCGTTTCCGAGCTCCGCAGCGGCGGATTGGGCATTCGCGACGTCAAACGGCTGGCGAAGTCGACCGGTATCGACGAACCACGTCTCGGCCTGATCCTCGAGCTCGCGGCCGCCGCCGGACTGATTGCCAGTGGGACGCCCGATCCCCTGCCGGCCACCGGTGACGCGCCCTACTGGGCGCCGACCGGGGCCGTCGACCGGTTCACCGCGATGTCCCCGGCGGAACGTTGGCACCTGCTGGCCGACACCTGGCTTGACCTGCCGGGCCGCCCGGCGCTGATCGGTACGCGCGGTCCTGATTCCAAACCTTATGGCGCGCTGTCGGATTCGCTCTACTCGACGGCCGCGCCACTGGACCGTCGCCTGCTGCTCGGCATGCTCGCGGAGTTGCCCCCCGGCGCCGGCGTCAACGCAGCCGAAGCGTCCGCGGCACTGATCTGGCTCCGCCCGCGCTGGGCCAGGCGACTGCAGCCCGAACCGGTGGCGCACCTGCTTGCCGAGAGCCACGCGCTGGGCCTGGTTGGTCGCGGGGCGATCAGCGCGCCGGGCCGCGCGCTGCTGAACGAGGCGTCGGGCGCGCAGGCCGCCCAGGAGGCGGTCGACGCCATGGCGAAGGCCATGCCCGAGCCGATCGACCACTTCTTGGTGCAGGCCGATCTGACCGTCGTGGTGCCCGGACCACTGCAACGCGAACTCGCGCAGGAATTGGCGACGGTGGCAGCCGTCGAGTCGGCCGGCGCGGCCATGGTCTACCGCGTGAGCGAACAGTCGATCCGGCACGCTCTGGACGTCGGCAAGACCCGGGACTGGATGCAGGACTTTTTTGCAAAGCATTCCAAAACTTCCGTGCCGCAGGGCCTTGCTTATCTCATAGACGACGTCGCCCGTCGGCACGGTCAGCTCCGAATCGGCATGGCGTCCTCGTTCGTGCGGTGCGAGGACCCGGCGCTGCTGGCTCAGGCGGTGGCCGCGTCCGAGCAGCTGCAGCTGCGCGCCCTGGCGCCGACCGTCGCGGTGTCGCCGGCCCCGATCGCCGAGGTGCTCGGGGCGCTTCGCGCCGCGGGCTTCGCCCCGGCCGCCGAGGATTCCTCGGGTTCCGTCGTCGACGTCCGCCCCCGGGGCGCCCGGGTGCCGACGCCGCAGCAGCGCCGCGCCTATCGCCCGGTGCCGCGCCCGAACAGCGAGAGCCTGAACGCCGTCGTGGCGGTGCTGCGCAAGGTGACCGCCGCGCCCTTCGGCAACATCCGCGTCGACCCGGCCGTCACCATGTCGCTGCTGCAGCGGGCGGCCCGGGAACAAGACACACTGGTGATCGGTTATCTCGACGCGGCGGGCGTGGCCACCCAGCGGGTGGTGGCGCCGGTCACCATCCGGGGCGGGCAGTTGCTGGCCTTCGACTCGGCGTCCGGTCGGATGCGCGATTTCGCCATCCATCGCATCACGTCGGTGGTGTCGGCCAACGGCCGATAA
- a CDS encoding FAD-dependent monooxygenase translates to MRVLVSGASIAGPVLAYWLTRRGFEVTVVERSPALRKAGGHAVDLFQPAMEISAKMGVLPGIEARATGNDRLTLYREGHFRPTELDLTKIVSATSDRHVEIMRDDLSEIYYNAGRNDVEYVFGDSITAIDIEGEVTFEHMPPRTFDVIVGADGLHSNVRQLTFGEEAELIRFLGGYLAVISVPKALAEDSEMVGHIGVGRVVVTYTAAHLDDARVVFLFRSHDELDYDLQDGLRQKALLRERFAGMHPQVDRWLGEIDDTPAFYFDAISQLRLDRWSRRRVTLVGDAGYCPGPAVGGGGTSLAVVGAYVLAGELARAGGDHLAAFAAYELAMREPVHLSRSFARSAARTIIPGSRIGVWALTRGARLASGMPTPLARVMAKTKGVRLHDSMRVPAYDDDLTATPREE, encoded by the coding sequence ATGCGAGTACTCGTCTCCGGCGCCAGCATCGCCGGGCCCGTGCTCGCGTACTGGCTGACGCGGCGCGGCTTCGAGGTCACCGTCGTCGAGCGCTCGCCGGCGCTGCGCAAAGCCGGCGGCCACGCCGTCGACCTGTTCCAGCCCGCGATGGAAATCTCCGCGAAGATGGGCGTTCTGCCTGGCATCGAGGCGCGCGCCACCGGGAACGACCGGCTGACTTTGTACCGGGAAGGCCATTTTCGGCCCACCGAGCTCGATCTGACCAAGATCGTGAGCGCCACCTCGGACCGGCATGTGGAGATCATGCGCGACGACCTCAGCGAAATCTATTACAACGCCGGGCGAAACGACGTCGAGTACGTGTTCGGCGACTCGATCACCGCCATCGACATCGAGGGTGAGGTGACGTTCGAGCACATGCCGCCGCGCACGTTCGACGTCATCGTCGGCGCCGACGGCCTGCACTCGAATGTCCGGCAGTTGACCTTCGGTGAGGAGGCCGAGCTGATCCGCTTCCTGGGCGGCTACCTCGCGGTGATATCCGTGCCCAAGGCGTTGGCCGAGGACAGCGAAATGGTCGGCCACATCGGCGTCGGCCGCGTGGTGGTCACCTACACCGCAGCGCACCTGGACGATGCCCGCGTGGTTTTCCTGTTCCGAAGCCACGACGAGTTGGACTACGACCTCCAAGATGGGTTGCGGCAGAAGGCATTACTGCGCGAGAGGTTCGCGGGAATGCACCCCCAGGTGGACCGCTGGCTCGGCGAGATCGACGATACCCCGGCGTTCTACTTCGACGCCATCAGCCAGCTTCGACTCGACAGATGGTCGCGGCGCCGGGTGACGCTGGTCGGCGACGCAGGGTATTGCCCCGGCCCGGCGGTCGGCGGCGGCGGCACCAGCCTCGCGGTCGTGGGCGCTTACGTCCTGGCCGGCGAGCTGGCCCGGGCCGGCGGCGATCACCTGGCCGCGTTCGCCGCCTACGAGCTGGCGATGCGTGAGCCGGTCCACCTCAGCCGCTCTTTCGCGCGCAGCGCCGCCAGGACCATCATCCCGGGCTCCCGGATCGGCGTCTGGGCATTGACACGCGGGGCCCGGCTGGCCTCCGGAATGCCGACCCCACTCGCCAGAGTTATGGCGAAGACCAAGGGGGTGCGACTGCATGACTCGATGCGCGTCCCCGCCTATGACGACGATCTGACGGCCACGCCACGAGAGGAATGA
- a CDS encoding LLM class F420-dependent oxidoreductase: MELTGVGIWSSQLHYGDAGEAADAAAELEELGFAALWIPDVSGSVLDAVARLLAATKRTVIATGILNLWMHSPGDVAASHAALTAEHGDRFLLGIGVSHAPLIDAGQPGRYRKPLAATAAFLDGLDAADQPVPVASRVLAALGPKMLALSAQRARGAHPYLVTPDHTAFARATLGEGPLLLPEQSVILTDDANEARRAGTDWLRGYLALPNYANNLLRSGFTEDDLTQVSDRLFDAIIAWGDEDAVKARVAEHRAAGADHVCVQVLTADPREFPRVQWRRIAAALT; this comes from the coding sequence ATGGAGCTAACCGGTGTCGGCATCTGGAGCAGCCAGCTGCACTACGGTGATGCCGGCGAAGCCGCCGACGCCGCAGCCGAATTGGAGGAACTCGGTTTTGCGGCGCTATGGATTCCCGACGTCAGCGGGTCGGTGCTCGACGCGGTGGCCCGCCTGCTCGCGGCCACCAAGCGAACGGTGATCGCTACCGGGATCCTGAACCTGTGGATGCACTCGCCCGGTGACGTCGCCGCTTCCCACGCCGCGTTGACCGCCGAGCACGGCGACCGCTTCCTGCTGGGCATCGGGGTCAGCCACGCGCCGCTGATCGACGCCGGCCAACCCGGCCGCTACCGCAAGCCGCTCGCGGCCACGGCCGCATTCCTGGACGGGTTGGACGCCGCGGATCAACCCGTGCCCGTCGCGAGCCGGGTGCTCGCCGCGCTCGGCCCGAAAATGCTGGCCTTGTCCGCACAACGCGCCCGCGGCGCCCACCCCTACCTCGTCACCCCCGACCACACCGCCTTCGCCCGCGCGACCCTGGGCGAGGGACCGCTCTTGCTGCCGGAGCAATCCGTCATCCTCACCGACGATGCCAACGAAGCGCGCCGAGCCGGAACCGATTGGCTCCGTGGCTATCTGGCGCTGCCTAACTACGCCAACAACCTTCTGCGCAGCGGGTTCACGGAGGACGACCTGACGCAGGTGAGCGATCGGCTCTTCGACGCGATCATCGCCTGGGGCGACGAGGACGCCGTCAAGGCCAGGGTCGCCGAGCATCGCGCGGCGGGAGCCGACCACGTCTGCGTGCAGGTGCTCACGGCCGACCCGCGCGAGTTCCCGCGCGTGCAATGGCGGCGCATCGCCGCAGCCCTGACGTGA
- a CDS encoding DNA repair helicase XPB, protein MTDGPLIVQSDKTVLLEVDHEQAGEARAAIAPFAELERAPEHVHTYRITPLALWNARAAGHDAEQVVDALVSYSRYAVPQPLLVDIVDTMARYGRLQLVKHPAHGLTLVSFDRAVLEEVLRNKKIAPMLGARIDNDTVIVHPSERGRVKQMLLKVGWPAEDLAGYVDGEAHPISLAQDGWQLRDYQEMATESFWAGGSGVVVLPCGAGKTLVGAAAMARASATTLILVTNVVAARQWKRELVARTSLTEDEVGEYSGERKEIRPVTISTYQMITRRTKGEYRHLELFDSRDWGLIIYDEVHLLPAPVFRMTADLQSKRRLGLTATLVREDGREGDVFSLIGPKRYDAPWKDIEAQGWIAPAECVEVRVTMTDNERMIYATSEPEERYKVCSTAHSKVAVVKSILGKHPDEQTLVIGAYLDQLDELGAELNAPVIQGSTRTKEREALFDAFRRGEVSTLVVSKVANFSIDLPEASVAVQVSGTFGSRQEEAQRLGRLLRPKADGGGAIFYSVVARDSLDAEYAAHRQRFLAEQGYGYIIRDADDLLGPAI, encoded by the coding sequence TTGACTGACGGACCGTTGATCGTGCAGTCCGACAAGACGGTGCTGCTCGAGGTGGACCACGAGCAGGCAGGCGAGGCCCGCGCCGCCATCGCGCCGTTCGCCGAGCTGGAACGAGCACCCGAACACGTCCACACCTACCGCATCACCCCGTTGGCGTTGTGGAATGCCCGGGCCGCGGGCCACGACGCCGAACAGGTGGTCGACGCGCTGGTCAGCTATTCGCGCTACGCGGTGCCGCAGCCGCTGCTGGTCGACATCGTCGACACCATGGCCCGCTACGGCCGGCTGCAACTGGTCAAACACCCGGCGCATGGCCTGACCCTCGTGAGCTTCGACCGCGCGGTGCTCGAGGAGGTGTTGCGCAACAAGAAGATCGCGCCGATGCTGGGCGCCCGCATCGACAATGACACGGTCATCGTCCACCCCAGCGAGCGCGGACGGGTCAAGCAGATGCTGCTCAAGGTGGGCTGGCCCGCCGAGGATCTCGCCGGCTACGTCGATGGCGAGGCGCACCCGATCAGCCTGGCGCAGGACGGCTGGCAGTTGCGCGACTACCAGGAGATGGCCACCGAATCGTTCTGGGCCGGCGGCTCCGGGGTTGTGGTCCTTCCGTGCGGTGCGGGCAAGACGCTCGTCGGGGCCGCCGCGATGGCCAGGGCCAGCGCGACGACGCTCATCCTGGTCACCAACGTGGTCGCCGCGCGGCAATGGAAGCGCGAGCTGGTCGCGCGCACGTCGCTGACCGAGGACGAGGTCGGCGAATACTCCGGGGAACGCAAGGAGATCCGGCCGGTGACCATCTCGACCTACCAGATGATCACGCGTCGCACCAAGGGTGAATACCGGCACCTGGAACTGTTCGACAGCCGCGACTGGGGGTTGATCATCTACGACGAGGTGCATCTCTTGCCGGCACCGGTGTTCCGGATGACCGCAGACCTGCAGTCCAAGCGACGCCTCGGCCTGACCGCCACGCTGGTCCGTGAGGACGGCCGCGAGGGCGACGTGTTCTCCCTGATCGGCCCCAAACGCTATGACGCGCCATGGAAGGACATCGAAGCGCAGGGCTGGATCGCGCCGGCGGAGTGCGTCGAGGTGCGGGTCACGATGACCGACAACGAGCGCATGATCTATGCCACCTCTGAACCCGAAGAACGCTATAAGGTTTGCTCGACGGCACACTCGAAGGTCGCGGTGGTCAAGTCGATTCTGGGCAAACACCCCGACGAGCAGACCCTGGTGATCGGCGCGTACCTGGATCAGCTCGACGAACTCGGCGCGGAGCTGAACGCCCCGGTGATCCAGGGTTCCACGCGCACGAAGGAACGCGAGGCGCTGTTCGACGCCTTCCGGCGCGGCGAGGTGTCCACGCTGGTGGTGTCCAAGGTGGCAAACTTCTCCATCGATCTCCCCGAAGCGTCTGTGGCGGTGCAGGTTTCGGGAACGTTCGGCTCACGTCAGGAGGAGGCCCAGCGGCTCGGCCGGCTGCTGCGACCCAAGGCCGACGGCGGCGGAGCGATCTTCTATTCCGTGGTCGCGCGCGACAGCCTGGACGCCGAGTACGCCGCACACCGGCAACGGTTCCTGGCCGAACAGGGCTACGGTTACATCATCCGCGACGCGGATGACCTTCTGGGCCCAGCCATCTAG